The Gemmatirosa kalamazoonensis nucleotide sequence TCGAGCCGGAGCCGGACGCGCCATAGCCGAGCGAGGCGGGGACCAGCAGCAGACGTCGCTCGCCGATCTTCATGCCCGCCACGCCCTGGTCGAATCCGGGGATGACGCGGCCGGCGCCGAGCACGAACGAGAAGCTGCCGGCGTCGAACTGGGCGCCGTTCACGAGGAAGCCGGCGTAGTTGACGGCGACGTTCTGGCCCGTGGCGACGGTCGCCGGGCTGCCGGCGGGCGCGATCACCGTGCGGTAGTAGAGGCCGGTCGGCGTCTTGGTCCACCCCGAGTCGCTCAGCTTGATGCCGAGCGCCGGCGCGAACGTCGTGGTCTCGACGACGCCGGTGTCGTTCAGCGCCAGCGGGGCGGTGGTGTCGGAGCTGCTGCTGCAGCCCGCGAGCGGCAGGGCCAGCGTGACGGCGAGG carries:
- a CDS encoding FKBP-type peptidyl-prolyl cis-trans isomerase, with the protein product MRSRLLAPLLAVTLALPLAGCSSSSDTTAPLALNDTGVVETTTFAPALGIKLSDSGWTKTPTGLYYRTVIAPAGSPATVATGQNVAVNYAGFLVNGAQFDAGSFSFVLGAGRVIPGFDQGVAGMKIGERRLLLVPASLGYGASGSGSIPPNATLIFLVEVVSAS